The Mycolicibacterium boenickei genome has a segment encoding these proteins:
- a CDS encoding DEAD/DEAH box helicase: MTHVNKTFAELGVRDEIVRALSENGIQHPFAIQELTLPLALAGDDLIGQARTGMGKTYAFGIPLLHRVSSDETRPLNGTPRALIVVPTRELCLQVYDDLAGAAKYLTTGDRKFSVTSIYGGRPYEPQIEALRKGVDVVVGTPGRLLDLAQQGHLQLGGLSVLVLDEADEMLDLGFLPDIERILRLTPDDRQSMLFSATMPDPIITLARTFMNQPTHIRAEAPHSAATHDTTEQFVYRAHALDKSELVSRILQAEGRGATMIFTRTKRTAQKVSDELAERGFKVGAVHGDLGQGAREKALKSFRTGAIDVLVATDVAARGIDIDDVTHVINYQCPEDEQAYVHRIGRTGRAGKTGVAITLVDWDELARWETIDKALELGCPDPAETYSSSPHIYEELGIPTDVTGQIGEPRKPAAKRSPDEKRISSADEDRPAKTRTRTRRRTRGGQSANGHPEGTAAAAQDNGDAAPVTDSDDTAGDASTAGRRRRRRRPRKTETAAAG, from the coding sequence ATGACCCATGTAAATAAAACGTTTGCCGAACTCGGCGTCCGCGACGAGATCGTCCGCGCACTCAGCGAGAACGGCATACAGCACCCCTTTGCCATCCAGGAACTGACCCTCCCGCTGGCGCTGGCCGGCGACGACCTGATCGGTCAGGCCCGCACCGGTATGGGCAAGACCTACGCGTTCGGTATCCCGCTGCTGCACCGCGTCTCCTCCGACGAGACCCGCCCGCTCAACGGCACTCCCCGGGCCCTGATCGTGGTGCCCACCCGCGAACTGTGTCTGCAGGTCTACGACGACCTCGCCGGCGCGGCCAAGTACCTGACCACCGGTGACCGCAAATTCTCCGTGACCTCCATCTACGGCGGCCGTCCGTACGAGCCCCAGATCGAGGCGCTGCGCAAGGGCGTCGACGTCGTCGTCGGCACCCCGGGCCGGCTGCTCGACCTGGCCCAGCAGGGACACCTGCAGCTCGGCGGACTGTCCGTGCTGGTGCTCGACGAGGCCGACGAGATGCTTGACCTGGGCTTCCTGCCCGACATCGAGCGCATCCTGCGGCTGACCCCCGACGACCGGCAGTCGATGCTGTTCTCGGCCACCATGCCGGACCCGATCATCACGCTGGCCCGCACGTTCATGAACCAGCCGACCCACATCCGGGCCGAGGCCCCGCATTCGGCGGCCACCCACGACACCACCGAGCAGTTCGTCTACCGGGCCCACGCCCTGGACAAGTCGGAGCTGGTCAGCCGGATCCTGCAGGCCGAAGGCCGCGGCGCCACGATGATCTTCACCCGCACCAAGCGCACCGCGCAGAAGGTGTCCGACGAACTCGCCGAGCGCGGGTTCAAGGTCGGCGCCGTGCACGGCGACCTGGGCCAGGGCGCCCGTGAGAAGGCCCTGAAGTCCTTCCGCACCGGGGCGATCGACGTGCTGGTCGCCACCGACGTCGCGGCCCGCGGCATCGACATCGACGACGTCACGCACGTCATCAACTACCAGTGCCCCGAGGACGAGCAGGCCTACGTGCACCGCATCGGACGCACCGGCCGCGCCGGCAAGACCGGTGTCGCGATCACCCTGGTCGACTGGGACGAACTGGCCCGCTGGGAAACGATCGACAAGGCGCTGGAGTTGGGTTGTCCCGATCCCGCCGAAACCTATTCCAGCTCACCGCATATCTACGAAGAGCTGGGTATCCCGACCGACGTCACCGGCCAGATCGGCGAGCCGCGCAAGCCTGCGGCCAAGCGCAGCCCCGACGAGAAGCGCATCTCCTCGGCGGACGAGGACCGGCCGGCCAAGACCAGGACCCGCACCCGGCGGCGTACCCGCGGTGGCCAGTCGGCCAACGGACATCCCGAGGGCACCGCGGCTGCCGCACAGGACAACGGCGATGCCGCACCGGTGACCGACTCGGACGACACCGCGGGCGACGCATCGACCGCCGGCCGTCGCCGCCGCCGGCGCCGTCCCCGCAAGACCGAGACCGCCGCAGCCGGCTGA
- a CDS encoding Rv3212 family protein, with product MVRPERRTRGDMIAAAAIVAIVALAAGLIWWTSDARATISRPAAAPVPYLTPAREVPAGLQQLWTTQSPKTTEPVLAGGSVVTGDGSTVEGRDPATGAVLWSYARDLELCGVTAVYQYAVGVYPDARGCGQVSTVDGKTGRRGPARTAFADPEVRLSSDGSTVLSAGDSRLELWRSDMVRMLSYGALDARIKPDVPAQPVCRKLSAAASSSAVSVLESCPKSKFIRLTLLRPADEEDTPDVRYVELQDVTDESGAQVVAVSGTTTAVYLPTPRPMVNIIDETGKTLASLPLPKPAAPQATTTRSGDVISWWTGDSVLVFSTTGTAGLQYKFTVTPTADESGPHMPVGPATVMAGHLLVPVTDGYDLFDPQTGTGQRHITLPRTPSVSPVVPVAAGDNVLEQRGTELVALGPA from the coding sequence ATGGTCAGACCCGAACGCCGCACCCGCGGCGACATGATTGCCGCGGCGGCAATCGTCGCGATCGTCGCGCTCGCCGCCGGCCTGATCTGGTGGACCAGTGATGCCCGGGCCACCATCAGCAGGCCCGCCGCCGCACCGGTTCCGTACCTGACTCCGGCCCGTGAGGTGCCTGCCGGTCTGCAGCAGCTGTGGACCACGCAAAGCCCGAAGACCACCGAACCCGTGCTCGCCGGCGGGTCGGTGGTGACCGGCGACGGATCCACCGTCGAGGGACGCGACCCGGCGACCGGCGCGGTGTTGTGGAGCTATGCCCGCGACCTCGAACTGTGCGGCGTGACGGCGGTGTACCAGTACGCGGTCGGCGTGTATCCCGACGCCCGTGGCTGCGGACAGGTCAGCACCGTCGACGGCAAGACCGGCAGGCGCGGCCCGGCCCGCACCGCCTTCGCCGACCCCGAGGTCCGGCTGTCCTCCGATGGCTCCACGGTGCTTTCCGCCGGGGACAGTCGCCTGGAGCTGTGGCGCTCGGACATGGTCCGGATGCTGTCCTACGGCGCCCTGGACGCCCGCATCAAGCCCGACGTCCCGGCCCAGCCGGTGTGCCGCAAGCTGTCGGCGGCGGCCAGCTCCTCGGCGGTGTCGGTGCTGGAGTCCTGCCCCAAGAGCAAGTTCATCCGGCTGACGCTGCTGCGCCCGGCCGACGAAGAGGACACCCCCGACGTGCGTTACGTCGAGCTGCAGGACGTGACCGACGAGTCCGGGGCCCAGGTGGTCGCGGTGTCGGGCACCACGACCGCGGTGTACCTGCCCACCCCGAGGCCGATGGTGAACATCATCGACGAGACTGGAAAGACCCTGGCCAGCCTGCCGCTGCCCAAGCCGGCCGCGCCGCAGGCGACCACCACCCGCTCCGGGGACGTGATCAGCTGGTGGACCGGGGACTCCGTACTGGTCTTCAGCACCACCGGGACCGCGGGCCTGCAGTACAAGTTCACGGTGACACCCACCGCGGACGAGTCCGGTCCTCACATGCCTGTCGGACCCGCCACGGTGATGGCCGGTCACCTCCTGGTTCCGGTCACCGACGGTTACGACCTCTTCGATCCGCAGACCGGTACCGGGCAGCGCCACATCACGCTGCCGCGCACACCCAGCGTGTCGCCGGTGGTGCCGGTGGCGGCCGGAGACAACGTGCTCGAGCAGCGCGGAACGGAACTGGTGGCGCTGGGCCCCGCCTGA